One Mycolicibacterium sp. ND9-15 genomic window, ACCAAGCCGAACGCTCCCCAGAACACCGCGAACACCGAGAAGCCGGCGGGCTCCAGGTCGCGGGCGGCCAGGTAGAGCACCACATAGCCGCACAGCGCGGTTACGGCGGTCGCCGCGCCGACACGGACGACACTGCTGCGCGCGGCCGGACCGGAGGGTGATGCGCCGCTCGCGCTGAGCGCATCGAAACCCGCATCGGTCACGGCGATTCCAGATCGGGTAACCCGGTCGAATACAACCAGGGTTCCCACAATGACCGAAGTGACTCGTTCGCGTAATGCGATGCCAGCCCCGTGAAATCGTCGGTCACCACCGAGCTGTGCCGATAGCGAGCGGTCCAATCCTGCAGCAAGGCAAAGAAGTCGGCATCGCCGAGTCGGCGGCGCAGCACGTGCAATGTCAACGCCCCGCGCTTGTACACGCGGTCGTCGAACATATCGCGGGGACCGGGGTCGGCGAGCACGAGGTCCCGCGGCGAGTTCGCGAGCCGCTGGTGATAATGGTGCGCCCACTCGTCGGCGCTGCGGCCTCCTGAGTTCTCCGACCACAGCCATTCGGCGTAACACGCGAACCCCTCGTGCAACCAGATGTGGCGCCACCGCTTCGCGGTCACCGAGTTGCCGAACCACTGATGGGCGAGTTCATGGGCGATGAGCCGCTCGGCTCTGCCCCTACCGTCGCAGTGGTTGGCGCCGAAAATCGAAATACCCTGTGCCTCGAGCGGAATCTCGAGGTCGTCGTCGGTCACCACGACGGTGTAACCCTCATCGAGCGGATAGGCCCCGAACAACTTGACGAACAGCTTCATCATCTGCGGTTGCCGGGCGAAGTCATGCTCGAAGTTCTCACGCAACCGGTCCGGGAGAACCGCATGAATCGAGACGCCGTTGCCGGCCATGCGACGGCGCTCGTACCTGCCGATCTGCAACGTGACCAGATATGTCGACGTCGGCTCGGGCAACTCGTAGGTCCACGTCGTCATTGCCGCACGAGCCCGCCGAGACACCAACTCGCCGTTGGCGATCACGTGATACGGGGTCTCGGTGGCGATCTGGATGCGGAAGCTGGCCTTGGCGCTCGGATGGTCGTCGCACGGGAACCACGACTGCGCCCCGTTCGGCTGGCCGGCGACGAGCGCGCCATCGGTAAGCTCCTCGAAACCCACGTCGCCCCAGAGTGAACGGATCGGCCGGGGAGCGCCGCCGTAGCGCACCACGATCGTCATCGCCGCACCGGCGGGCAGCGCATCGCGCAAAGCGATGTGCAGCTTGCCCGACGACGTGTGGAACTGTTGCGGGCGAGCACCGTTGACGGTCACCTTCGTGACCGCGAGCGCGTCGGTGATGTCGAGGGTGAAGGTGTGTAACGCGGCAAGTGTCACCGCGGTGATCGTCGCCGTTCCCGACAGTCGGTTGATCGCCACCTTGTACTCGAGGTCGAGTTCATAGCGCGACGCCCGATAACCGAAGTTGCCGCTGGCGGGCAGGTACGGGTCGATGACCGGTGTCGACTTCTTCCTGCCTCTGGTCACGCGGCCGTTTCTCTGGTCGAAGATGCCGGCGCGCCGGCGTGCTTCTTGCGTGAGACACGCCACGACACGATGGGATTGCCCTGCCATCGCGTCGACGGGGGCACTTCGTCGCCACGCATGACGAGCGAGGCCGGACCGACGGTCGCTCCGGCACCGATGCGCGCCGCGGGCAGCGCCACACAGTGCGCGCCGAGCGTCGAACCCTGCTCCAGGACGACGGTGTCCATCCGCATGATCCTGTCGTGAAACAGGTGCGTCTGCACCACGCAGCCCCGGTTGACGGTGGCGCCCTCCCCGAGGATGACCAGGTCGGCCTCCGGCAGCCAGTACGTTTCGCACCAAACCCCGCGGCCGACCCTGGCGCCCAGCGCCCGCAGCCACAGGCTCATCACCGGCGTCCCGCCGGCCGCGCGGGCGAACCACGGCGCGGCGACGGTCTCCACGAAAGTGTCGGAAACCTCGTTACGCCACACGAACGGCGACCACAGCGGATGCTCGCCGGCCACGATGCGCCCCACCACAAGCCATTTCGCGATCACGGCGGCGAGTCCGGCGATCGCCCCCGCAACCAACAGCACTGCACCGCAGGCCAGTGCGGCCCACCGCCAACCGGCTTGTACGGCCAGCCACTGCAGGGCGAGCAGCACCGCGACACCGATCCCGAAGGTCACGATCAACGGTACGATCCGACACGTCTCGACCAGCCCGCGCAGTAGCTTCAGCCTCGTCGACGGGTGGAACGTGCGCAGCGCATCTGCTGCGGTCGGCTTGCGGCGCAACCGAACCGGCGGGCTGCCCAACCACGACGAGCCGGCCTTGGCCTTGCGCGGGGCTGCCGACAACACCGCTACCAGCCCGTCGTCGGGTACCTTGCGGCCCGGTTGTGCGATGCCCGAGTTGCCGAGGAACGCACGCTTGCCGATCGTCGCCTTCGCGACGTGAATCCAGCCGCCGCCCAACTCGTAAGACGCCACCATGGTGTCGTCGGCCAAGAAGGCGCCGTCCTCCACGACCGTGAACTTCGGTATGAGCAGGACGGTCGAAATCTCGGTCCCGCGGCCTACTTTGGCTCCCAGCAGCCGCAACCACGAGGGCGTGAACAGGCTCGCGTAGATCGGGAACAGGTAGGTGCGTGCGGCGTCCATCAGGCGTTCGGTGGCCCAGATCTGCCATCCGATGCGGCTGCGCACCGGGTGATGTCCCTCGCACAGCCCCAGCGATAGCAGTCGTACCCCGATCACCGTCACTACCGCGTAGGTTACGGCGGCCGCCAAGGTCGCCGCCGGTGTCCACAGCGCGGCGGGCGCGATCGCATCCGTCACCGAGCCGGTATTGCGGACGCCGTAGCCGATCACGGCCAATCCGACCGCGAGCGCGAGCAGCGGCAGCGCGCTGATGAGGATCGACGCGACACCGTAGACCGCCACCCACAGCGGGGCCCGGTGCGGTCGGTGGTCCGGCCACGGGTGGCGCGCCTTGCCCGACTTCACCGCGGGCGAACCCGTCCAGTACTGGCCGTTTTTCACCTTGCCGACGACGCCGGAGCCGGGGGCCACATCGGCGTCTTTACCGACGACGGCGCCAGGCAGCAGCGTGGTGCGCGCACCGATCGTCGCGTCGTTCCCGACGGTGATCGGCCCGACGTGGAAGTGGTCGCCGTCGATCCAATGGCCGGACAGGTCGACCTCGGGTTCGACCGAACTGCGGTGTCCGAGTCTGAGCATGCCGGTCACAGGCGGTGTCGAGTGCAGGTCCACACCCTTGCCGACCTTGTTGCCCAGCGCACGTGCGTAGTACACCAACCACGGTGCGCCCGCGAGGTTTTCGGCGCCGCTGGCTTCGGCGAGCCGCTCAGCTAGCCAGACGCGGAGGTGGACCGGCCCGCCGCGCCGGTAGGTGCCGGGAGACAACCCGCCGAGCAGAAGCCGGGCGCACAGCGCGGCGATACCCAATCGGCCCAGCGGGGTGACGAACAGCACGAAGCCCAGGCCGACCCACCACCAGTTCACCGGCACGGTCCAGGGCACGTACCCGGACAGGACGTTGTTGGCCAGCGCCAGCCACACCACCCACTGCAACCCGGTCAGCGTGGCCAGCGGCAGCGCCAAGGTGACCTGGACGGCTTGGGTCCGACGCGGCGTCGGCTTCACCTCGCGCGGACGGACTTGCGGCGGCGGATCGAGCTCGTCGAGAAAGCCCGCGAGCGACCCCAGCCGAGGGTGGTCGTACAGGTCGGCCACGGTCACCTGCGGGTGGCGCCGGCGCAGGGCGGCAACCAGTTGTGCCGCGGAGAGCGAACCGCCGCCGAGCGCGAAGAAGTCGGCTTCGGGGCCGTCGACCGGAGCGGCGAGCACGTCGCGCCACAGCCCGGCGAGCCGGCCCGTCGTGCCCGTCAGGCCGTCGCCGTCGCCGCCGTCGACGGCGACGGGCCACGGCAGCGCGTCGCGGTCGACCTTGCCCGAGGTGCGGGCGGGTAGTTCGTCGACGAGCACGAGCCGGGGCACCAGCGCGGCGGGCAACGTCTCGGCCAGAGCGGCGCGCGCCTTGCCAAGGTCGAACGACGGATCGGCGCTCGCGATATAGCCGACCAGAAGTGGGGTGCCGCCGGCAGTGCGTCGTACGGCGGCCGCGCCGCCGCTCACTCCGGGCAGGTTGACCAGGGCGGTGTCGACCTCACCGAGTTCGATACGACGGCCACCGACCTTGACCTGGTCGTCGACGCGACCGACGAAGTAGAGGCCGTCGGGCTCCAGCCGCACCAGATCTCCGCTGCGGTAGGCGCGCGACCACCCGAGTGTCGGCATCGGCCCGTACTTGTTCGCGTCGTTCTCCGGGTCGAGGTAGCGGGCCAGCCCCACGCCGCCGATGACGAGTTCGCCCACCTCGCCGTACGGCAGCGGCTCACCGTTGCGGTCGACCACGGCCAGATCCCAGCCGGCCAGCGGCAGCCCGATGCTCACCGGGCCGCTTCCCGACAGGCGCGCGGCGCACGCCACGACGGTTGCCTCCGTCGGTCCGTAGGTGTTCCACACCTCGCGGCCCTCGACCGCGAGCCGTTCTGCCAGTTCCGGTGGGCACGCTTCGCCGCCGAAGATCAGCAGCCGCACCGCCTCGAGGGCCTCCGCGGGCCACAGGGCGGCCAGGGTCGGGACGGTGGACACCACGGTGATGTCGCGCGCGATCAGCCACGGTCCCAGGTCCATCCCGCTGCGCACGAGCGAGCGCGGTGCTGGCACCAGGCAGGCACCGTGGCGCCAGGCCAGCCACATCTCTTCGCAGGATGCGTCGAACGCCACCGACAGCCCGGCCAGCACGCGGTCGCCGGGCCCGATGGGGTTGTCGCGCAGGAACATTCGTGCTTCGGCGTCGACAAAAGCGGCGGCGCTGCGGTGGGTGACCGCGACCCCTTTCGGGGTGCCTGTGGAGCCGGACGTGAAGATGACCCACGCATCGTCACGGCCGAGTGGCGCCGCCGCGCGCCAACCTCGCGACGAGCCGGGGCCGCGGGACAGTCCGGCCTCGGTGATCACGGCCACCACGTTGGCTTCGGCGAACACCAACTCGGCGCGCTCCTGCGGGTCATCGGCGTCGACGGGCACGTAGGCGGCGCCGGCGGCCAGGATCGCCAGGATCGCGACATACAGCGCGTAATTGCCCGACGGCATCCGGATCCCGATCCGGTCCCCACGGCCGATCCCGCGCGCGGCCAGCCAGGCCACGCTGTCCTCGATGTCGGTGATCAGTTCGGCGTAGGTGAGCTGGACGTCGCCATCGTCGATTGCGGGGGCCTCGGGGTAGCGGTTCGCTGTGTCGTAGAGGATGTCGATGAGCGTGCGAGGCTGCGGCGCGGACGGGGACCGCAGATACTGCGGCGGTAATTCCGGCGGCAACTGCCCAGTCACGGGTACAAAACTACTCAGCGACGCGCACGGGACGCCTGCGCCGCACGCGGGTCGCGATCACAATTGGGAAACCGTCAGACCGCAACCGGCGGGGGTTTTGTTCTGCCCGTTTCGGTCATCCACTGGTACCTGGCAGAATCGCCTGCGGAGGGGAGTATTCCTTCGCCGCGGTGCCGTCATCACGTCGGCCGTCGTCGGACGACCGGTGCTGCGGGCCGGCACGCTTTACCGTGGCGGTGGAAGAGACCTCCGGCGCTTTGACGACCGGAGGATCGGTGAACGTTTCCCAACTCGAATGGATCATCACGCTGAGCGTGACGATCGCCATTCTGCTGTTCGACGTGGTCGTGATCGGCCGTCGGCCGCATGAACCGTCGAGACGGGAGACCGGGATCGCGCTGACGATCTACGTCGGGCTGGCGATCGCGTTCGGGTTGTGGACGTGGTTCTTCCACGGCAGCCGGTACGGGGTCGAGTTCTTCGCCGGCTGGCTCACCGAGTACAGCCTGTCGGTGGACAACCTGTTCGTCTTCCTGATCATCATGGCCAGCTTCAACGTGCCCAGGAAGTACCAGCAGCAGGCGCTGCTCGTCGGCATCATCCTGGCGTTGATCTTCCGTGGCATCTTCATCGCGCTCGGTGCCGTGGCGATCAACCAGTTCTCGTGGGTGTTCTACATCTTCGCCGCGTTCCTGATCTATACGGCGATCAACCTGGCGCGCGACACCGATCACGAGGACGACGGCGACAACATCGTGGTCAGGTTCGCCCGCAACCACCTGAGCCTCACCGACAAGTGGGACGGCCTGAAGCTGTGGGTGAAGGAGAACGGCAAACGGCTGATGACGCCGATGTTCCTCGTCATCGTCGCACTCGGCACCACGGACCTGATCTTCGCGCTCGACTCCATCCCCGCCATCTACGGCCTGACCCGGGAGCCGTACCTGGTCTTCACGGCGAACGTGTTCGCGCTGATGGGTTTGCGCCAGCTTTACTTCCTGCTGGGCGACCTGCTCAAGCGGCTGGTGTATCTGTCCCAGGGGCTGGCGTTGATCCTCGGGTTCATCGGGGTGAAGCTGCTGCTGCACGCACTGCACGAGAACGAGGTGCCGTTCATCAACGGCGGCGAGCATGTCCCGGTGCCCGAGATCCCGACCCTGCTGTCGCTGGCGGTGATCGTCGTGACGCTGCTCATCACCACCGCGGCGAGCCTGTACAAGACGCGGATACACGACTTGAAGAACGCCGCGAACGGCGCCAGGAAATCGTTGGATTCGCGCTGAGCGCTGGGTGCGAGGCTTTTCTGCGTCTCGAGCGCAAGCTCGTTCGCGCTGTCTCTCGGAATTCGGGTACAGAACCGTGCGCTCGAGGCGTTTGACTCAGCCGTGCTTGGCCGCTTCCTGGGCGAGCTGCACTCGCGACGTCAGGCCCAGTTTGGCGTAGATGTGGGTGAGATGAGCCTGGACGGTGCGAGGTGAGACGAACAGCCGTGCGGCTACCTCCTTGTTGCCCAGGCCCGCACTGACGAGTTTCACGACGTCGAGCTCGGCGCGGGTCAGCGACGCCCACCCACTGCCCGCGCGTTTGCGCTCGCCGCGGCCGCGCTGCGCGTAGGCGATGGCCTCCTCGATACTCAGCGCGGCACCTTCATCCCAGGCGGCATCGAAGTCGTTGTCGCGCAGAGTTTCTCGCAGGGTGGCAGTGGTCGCTTGAGCGGCCGCGTCGAGCACCTTGAATCGCACTATGCCCATGTGTCGACGGGTCACGTCTGCTGCGCCCAAGAGGCGCGCCGCTGCCACTGGGTTGCCGGTTTGCGCCGCCACGGAAGCGAGGGAGTCGAGTGCGAAGGGCACGACGAGGTGGCCGCCGAGACAGGACGCCAGGTCGAGCGCCTGGTGGGCATCGTGTTCGGCGCAGTCGAGTTCGCCTTGCGCGACCTCCACGTAGGCGCGCGCCGCCAGCGCTAGCGATCGGCCGATCCCCGCCGTATGCGCAACTGCCTCATCGGCAGCGCGACGAGCCGCGTCGCGGTCGCCGCATGCCAACGGGCCCAGCGGCGTCCAGGCGAAAACGGAGGCGATGCGGGAATCGATACCTGTGAGCGCGCGGGCCTTGTTGTGCTCAGCCCATGCGGCTGCCGCGTCTCCCTCGGCGAGATGGATGTAAGCGAACCCCACGTGGACCGCGCCCTTGTAGTAGTCGAAGAGCTCGGACGCGTGGCGGAGGGCGGTGTCCGAGGCCACCCGAGCCCGGTCCACCTCTCCCATGTAGGCCAGGGCGTAGGTCTGTATGACCGAGGTGTACATCGAGAACATCGAATCGCGACTGGTGGAGCAATCCTGGGCCAGCTCATCCAGCGTGACGACAGACTTTCGCAGGTCCCCGGCGAGGAGTTCTTCCCATGCCAGCGCCATATGGCACTGGCGTGACACGAAGGCATCACCGATCTCGGCGGCGATCCGGAGACCCTCCTCGGCGGCCGCCTGGACGACGGCCGTCGTGCGGTCGCCGATGAAGCCGGCCAGCGCCTCCTGTGCTCGGATCTGACCCAGGATCCACGAATCACCCAGTTCTCGCGCCACGTCGGCGGCCTCGCTGAAGTACCGCCGGGCCGATTCGTCGGCAGCGGCGAACATTCCACAGGCGGTCAACGCCCGGGCCAGCTGTGCGGGATCTCCCAGCTCCCTGGCCAGTTCGAGGGTCTGTTCCACCTCGCTGGCGTGGTCGTTGGTGGCGAGGAAGGCAAGGAGGAGTGCCTTGTTCGCCGACGCCCGCACGCGGGCCGCCGAGGCGCCCGCGGTCTGCGGGTCCGCGTCGGCAAGTGCGGCGCTCAACCAGCCGATCCCCTCCTGGATCCGGCCTCGGGTCAGCCACAGCGGTTGCAGCGACGACGCGAGCGTAAGCGCGCGCTCGACATCGCCGCGCTCCCGGCTCCACGCGAAAGCTGCTCGCAGATTGTCTATTTCGGCTTCGGCCCAATCGACATGCCGTTCGTGGTCGGCATCGGGCGGCCGGTCGAGAAGTGTGGCCGTCGCGGTGTAGTGATCGCGGTGGCGCGTCCGTATCTCGTCGCCTTCGCGGGACTCGTGCAGTTTCTCCTGGGCGTACTGCCGCACGGTCTCCAGCAGCCGGTACCGGGTGCCGCGCCGGCTGTCCTCGGCGACCACGAGCGACTTGTCCACCAGCAGCGTGAGCTGGTCGAGCACCTGGTAGCGCTCGCTGTCGGCATCGCCTGCGCAAGCGTGCGCGGCGTCGACGTCGAAGCCGCCGAAAAATACTGCGAGCCTTCGGAACAACACCTGTTCCGGCTCGCTCAACAACGCGTGCGACCAGTCGACCGACGCGCGCAACGTCTGCTGGCGGCGCACCGAGGTACGCGCGCCGCCCGTCAGCAGGCGGAACTGGTCATGCAGACTCTCGAGGATCTCGGTCGGCGACAACGCACGGATCCGGGCCGCCGCGAGCTCGATGGCCAGCGGAAGTCCGTCGAGCCGGCGACAGATCTCGGTCACCGCCTCGGCATTCTCGACCGTGACGTGAAAGTCGGGCTTGACCCGCCGTGCGCGGTCGGTGAACAAGGCGATAGCGTCGTCGGCCAGCGACAACGACGGCACCCGCCAGCTCACCTCACCCGTCACGCCGATCGGCTCGCGGCTCGTGGTGAGCAGGGTAAGCGCCGGGCAGCTGCCCAGCAGCGCGATGACCAGTTCCGCGCTGGCGTCGAGCAGGTGCTCGCAGTTGTCGAGCAGGATCAACATCCGGCGCTCGCGGATGAACCGCAGCAGTACGTCCATCGTCGGCTGCCCGGGCTGGTCGGGCAGTCCCAGCGCACGCGCGGTCGCCACGGGCACCACATCGGGGTCGGTGATCGGCGCCAGGTCGACGTAGTACACACCGTCGGTGAACCCGCTGGCCATCTCGGCGGCGACCTGCACCGCCAACCGCGTCTTGCCCGCCCCGCCCGCGCCGGTCAGGGTGACGAGCCGGTTGCCGGTGAGGGCCTCGCGGATACCGCCGATTTCCTTCTTGCGTCCGATGAAGCTCGACAGCTGAACCGGAAGATTCTCGGCCGCAACCACATTCGCGGTGCGCAGCGGCGGGAACTCGTTGTGCAGATCAGGGTGGCAGAGCTGGATCACCCGTTCCGGGCGAGGCAGGTCGCGCAGTGGGTGTGTGCCGAGATCGTCGAGTGTCACGTCCGACGGAAGTTGGTCGATCACAAGCGGTTCCGTCGCACCCGAGAGCACGGTCTGTCCGCCGTGCGCCAGGTTGCGCAAGCGCGCGGTGCGATTGACCGTCGGTCCGATGTAATTGCCCTCGTCACGTAGATGGACGTCACCGGTGTGGATTCCGATGCGCAGCTTGAGCGGCGCCAACTGCGCGCGCTGCAATGCGAGGGCGCAAGACACCGCATCGGCGGCGCGGGCGAACGCGATGACGAAGCTGTCTCCCTCGCCCTGCTCGACAGGCCGCACCCCGCGGTGAGCATCGGCCGCATCGGCCAGGGCCCGGTCCAGGCGCGCGACCGCGGCCGTCATCGCGTCGGGCTGGGTTTCCCACAACCGAGTCGAACCTTCGACATCGGCCAGCAGCAACGTGACCGTTCCAGTCGGAAGCTCGCTCATGTCCGGGCCAATATCGCTCGAGCTGGTTTCGCTCATGCTAGCCAGCATGCGGCGCCGTTGATCGCCGAAACATCAGCGAAAACGCCAATTGTTCGCACGCCGGATGCGTACGCCACCGCGGAGCGCACGCCTGTGGACGGGGTTACTCGGGATTCGCGTGCGACAACCGTGCGCTCAGTGCGCGCGGTTCACCAGTTGTCGTAGCCGCCCTCGGGTCCCAGCATGCGTCCAAGCCTCGTGCGGTTGATGCGGGCCAACTCGTTGCGGACGACCTTGCGCTCGGTCTCGACGTCGTTGTGCATCCGGTCGGTGATCGTCGCGAGCAGCTGTTCGGCGTCGTAGCCGTTGATGAACATCACGAAGCCGAAGCCGAAATGCTCGAGGTAGCGTTTCGAGGCCTGCGCCAGTCGCTCCATCACCTCGGGCTGGTCGCACCAGATCGCGCACTGTTCGGCGGCCGACTTCCCGCTGCCCGGCCGCCGCCCGATGTCGGGGTACGCCTGCAGCATCGTGCCGACGGAATCCTCGCCCAAGCCGAACAGCGACGCGTCGGCCTCACGGAACAGTGCGTCGTGGTCGGCGTACGGCCGGCCCCGCGCCAGATCGGCGGCCAGCGGCACGCTGTAGCAGCATTCGTATACGGCATGCACCGCCCTGCGCATCGGCATTGCGTTGAACGCCTCGAGGCCGATCCCCTGATGGAGCAACACGCAGATCATGATCGGACGCGAGCGGGACGTCCGGGTTACGCCGTGTTACGGCGAGGGAAAAATATCCGCCGTCGGTGCTGTCAGTGCCGAGTCAGTGCCCGGACTTCTTGAACCGCTCCACCGACGCCCGAAGTTCGGCCTCGGCCTCCGCACGGCCAACCCAGTCGGCGGCCTTGACGTACTTGCCCGGCTCGAGGTCCTTGTAATGCACGAAGAAGTGCTTGATGGCCTCCAGTTCGAAGGAGGGGACGTCGGAGAGGTCCTGGATATGGTCCCAGCGAGGGTCGCCGACGGGCACGCACAACAGTTTGTCGTCGCCGCCGGCCTCGTCGATCATCTGGAACATCGCGACCGGCCGGGCCTCGACGATGCAGCCGGGGAACACCGACTCGGTCATCAGCACCAGTGCGTCGAGCGGGTCGCCGTCCTCACCGAGCGTGTCTTCGAAGAACCCGTAATCCGCGGGATACGCCATCGACGTATACAGGTAGCGGTCCAACTTCACCCGGCCGGTGTCGTGGTCCACCTCGTATTTGTTGCGCGAACCCTTGGGAATCTCGATTACTACGTCGAATTGCACCGCTGCGGCTCCTTGCCCTGTGCTCTGGTACCGGGTCGTCCTGTGAGAACGCGGGTCAACCTTAATGGAGCGATACGCTGCTGTACGGGGGCGGTCTAGTTGAGCAGGAGAGTCATGCGGCCCACTCAGTGGCGGCGAACCACGCATGTGGCGATCGGCGCGACGGTATTGGCGCTGGTCGCCGTCGTCGTGCTGGTGGCCGCGCTGCTCACGGCGGGTCCGTCCACCGAAGCCTCGGCCGGCAAGCCGACGCCCGCGGCCGCGACCGCGAACCCAAGTATCGTGCCGGTCGCCGACTCTGCGCCCAAGCCGCTGCCGGACCGGTTGGCTGCCGCGCTCGCGCCGGCGCTGGCAGACCCGAACCTCGGTGATCTCACCGGCCGTGTCACCGACGCGATCACCGCGGCCCCGCTGTGGGAGCGGGGCGCCGACGTGCCGATGCAGCCGGCGTCGACGAACAAGACGTTGACCGCCGCCGCGGCGTTGCTGGTACTGGATCGCGACGCCCGGCTGACCACGCGCGTCTTCAGCGGCAGCAGGCCCGGGGTGGTGGTACTCAAGGGCGGCGGCGACCCGACGCTGTCGGCGGCCGCCGCCGGCGAGGACACCTGGTACCGCGACGCGGCCCGGATCAGCGACCTAGCCGACCAGGTGCGCGGCAGCGGCATCGAGGTGACGGCCGTCCAGGTCGATGTCAGCGCATACAGCGGACCGACCATGGCGCCGGGCTGGGATCCACTCGACATCGACGGCGGCGACATCGCGCCGATGGAGTCGGTCATGCTCGACGGTGGCCGCACCCAGCCGGTGAGCGTCGACTCGGCACGGTCCCGGACGCCTGCGCTGGACGCCGGCCGGGCGCTGGCGGTGGCGCTGCGGATCGACCCGGCGAAGGTGAGCATGGCGCCCGGCAGCGCGGCCGGCGGCAAGGAGATCGCCGCCGTTTCGTCCCCGCCACTGATTTCGCGGCTGCGCGACATGATGAACCCCTCCGACAACGTGATGGCCGAGGCGATCGGCCGCGAGGTCGCCGCGGGACTCAACCGGCCGGAAAGCTTCGAAGGCGCCGTCGGCGCGACACTCAGCGCGCTCGAGGACGCCGGGATCGACACCACCGGCGCGAGGTTGTTCGACTCGAGCGGACTCTCCGTCGACGACCGCCTCACCGCGGAGACACTGGACGAGGTGGTCCAAGCCGCGGCCGGAAGCGACCGGCCGAAGCTGCGACCGCTGGTCGACCTGTTGCCGATCGCCGGGGGCAGCGGAACACTCTCGAACCGCTATCTGGACACCGACATCGTCAAACCCGCCGCTGGTTTCCTGCGCGCCAAGACCGGGTCGCTCACCGGCACCAACTCATTGGCGGGCATTGTCACCGACGCGAGTGGGCGGGTGCTCACGTTCGCTTTGATCTCCAACAACGCGGGCCCGACCGGACGCATCGCGCTCGACAACCTGGCCGCCACTTTACGAAAGTGCGGATGCAGCCGATGACTACCACCACGAAGTCCACGCTTTCTGTCGGTCGCGCCGTCGACTGGAAATTCGCGGCCACCGTCGGGGAGAAGTTGGCCCGTCCCAGTCCGGCGTCCACCGACTACACGCGGAACCAGGTGATCGAGCAGTTGGCCGAGGCGTCGCGCACGGCCGAACTGCCGGTGCGCGAGGTCACCGGCATGACCGAGGGCAGCGAGATCCCCGAGGCCCGAATCGTGGATCGGCCGCAGTGGATCCGCGCGGCCACCCAGTCGATGCGGGTGATGACCGGGGGGTCGGAGAACCCCAGAGGCTTCATCAGCGGACGCATCACCGGGGCGCAGACGGGCGCGGTGCTGGCGTTCATCTCCTCGGGCATCCTCGGCCAGTACGACCCGTTCGGTCCCGGCGGCGGCGAACTGCTGTTGGTCTACCCCAACGTGATCGCCGTCGAACGGCAGCTGCGGGTGCAGCCCTACGACTTCCGGCTCTGGGTCTGCATGCATGAGGTCACGCACCGCGTGCAGTTTCGCGCCAACCC contains:
- a CDS encoding LuxR C-terminal-related transcriptional regulator, with the protein product MSETSSSDIGPDMSELPTGTVTLLLADVEGSTRLWETQPDAMTAAVARLDRALADAADAHRGVRPVEQGEGDSFVIAFARAADAVSCALALQRAQLAPLKLRIGIHTGDVHLRDEGNYIGPTVNRTARLRNLAHGGQTVLSGATEPLVIDQLPSDVTLDDLGTHPLRDLPRPERVIQLCHPDLHNEFPPLRTANVVAAENLPVQLSSFIGRKKEIGGIREALTGNRLVTLTGAGGAGKTRLAVQVAAEMASGFTDGVYYVDLAPITDPDVVPVATARALGLPDQPGQPTMDVLLRFIRERRMLILLDNCEHLLDASAELVIALLGSCPALTLLTTSREPIGVTGEVSWRVPSLSLADDAIALFTDRARRVKPDFHVTVENAEAVTEICRRLDGLPLAIELAAARIRALSPTEILESLHDQFRLLTGGARTSVRRQQTLRASVDWSHALLSEPEQVLFRRLAVFFGGFDVDAAHACAGDADSERYQVLDQLTLLVDKSLVVAEDSRRGTRYRLLETVRQYAQEKLHESREGDEIRTRHRDHYTATATLLDRPPDADHERHVDWAEAEIDNLRAAFAWSRERGDVERALTLASSLQPLWLTRGRIQEGIGWLSAALADADPQTAGASAARVRASANKALLLAFLATNDHASEVEQTLELARELGDPAQLARALTACGMFAAADESARRYFSEAADVARELGDSWILGQIRAQEALAGFIGDRTTAVVQAAAEEGLRIAAEIGDAFVSRQCHMALAWEELLAGDLRKSVVTLDELAQDCSTSRDSMFSMYTSVIQTYALAYMGEVDRARVASDTALRHASELFDYYKGAVHVGFAYIHLAEGDAAAAWAEHNKARALTGIDSRIASVFAWTPLGPLACGDRDAARRAADEAVAHTAGIGRSLALAARAYVEVAQGELDCAEHDAHQALDLASCLGGHLVVPFALDSLASVAAQTGNPVAAARLLGAADVTRRHMGIVRFKVLDAAAQATTATLRETLRDNDFDAAWDEGAALSIEEAIAYAQRGRGERKRAGSGWASLTRAELDVVKLVSAGLGNKEVAARLFVSPRTVQAHLTHIYAKLGLTSRVQLAQEAAKHG
- a CDS encoding 2-oxo-4-hydroxy-4-carboxy-5-ureidoimidazoline decarboxylase translates to MLLHQGIGLEAFNAMPMRRAVHAVYECCYSVPLAADLARGRPYADHDALFREADASLFGLGEDSVGTMLQAYPDIGRRPGSGKSAAEQCAIWCDQPEVMERLAQASKRYLEHFGFGFVMFINGYDAEQLLATITDRMHNDVETERKVVRNELARINRTRLGRMLGPEGGYDNW
- a CDS encoding inorganic diphosphatase; this encodes MQFDVVIEIPKGSRNKYEVDHDTGRVKLDRYLYTSMAYPADYGFFEDTLGEDGDPLDALVLMTESVFPGCIVEARPVAMFQMIDEAGGDDKLLCVPVGDPRWDHIQDLSDVPSFELEAIKHFFVHYKDLEPGKYVKAADWVGRAEAEAELRASVERFKKSGH
- the dacB gene encoding D-alanyl-D-alanine carboxypeptidase/D-alanyl-D-alanine endopeptidase; the protein is MRPTQWRRTTHVAIGATVLALVAVVVLVAALLTAGPSTEASAGKPTPAAATANPSIVPVADSAPKPLPDRLAAALAPALADPNLGDLTGRVTDAITAAPLWERGADVPMQPASTNKTLTAAAALLVLDRDARLTTRVFSGSRPGVVVLKGGGDPTLSAAAAGEDTWYRDAARISDLADQVRGSGIEVTAVQVDVSAYSGPTMAPGWDPLDIDGGDIAPMESVMLDGGRTQPVSVDSARSRTPALDAGRALAVALRIDPAKVSMAPGSAAGGKEIAAVSSPPLISRLRDMMNPSDNVMAEAIGREVAAGLNRPESFEGAVGATLSALEDAGIDTTGARLFDSSGLSVDDRLTAETLDEVVQAAAGSDRPKLRPLVDLLPIAGGSGTLSNRYLDTDIVKPAAGFLRAKTGSLTGTNSLAGIVTDASGRVLTFALISNNAGPTGRIALDNLAATLRKCGCSR
- a CDS encoding zinc-dependent metalloprotease, with the translated sequence MQPMTTTTKSTLSVGRAVDWKFAATVGEKLARPSPASTDYTRNQVIEQLAEASRTAELPVREVTGMTEGSEIPEARIVDRPQWIRAATQSMRVMTGGSENPRGFISGRITGAQTGAVLAFISSGILGQYDPFGPGGGELLLVYPNVIAVERQLRVQPYDFRLWVCMHEVTHRVQFRANPWLVDHMSRALAVLTEEGTDDITEIASRLAEFVRSRRKDADIDVAEANSSGIVGLLRAVQSEPQREALDRLLVLGTLLEGHAEHVMDAVGPAVVPSVATIRRRFDERRRRKQSPLQRVVRALLGVDAKISQYTRGKAFVDHVVSTVGMDRFNTVWSSPETLPLPIEIDEPQRWIDRVL